One stretch of Candidatus Eremiobacteraceae bacterium DNA includes these proteins:
- a CDS encoding GNAT family N-acetyltransferase: protein MIVAQTPRLTLRPFALADAAQLAWIYSDPDVMRYIPPGAPWDQAKVERFVAICQERYETPGFGMWAVVLRDIPEKIVGHCGLQHLAKTENVEIAWIFGKEYWNRGLATEAARAVVGYGFGELGLPRIVAVAEPPNGASFRIMQKLAMTLQGPVRYYDRDLTMYALEARDYAAARKAATGPEANK from the coding sequence ATGATCGTCGCGCAGACACCCCGGCTCACGTTGCGCCCGTTTGCGCTCGCCGACGCGGCGCAGCTCGCCTGGATCTACTCGGATCCCGACGTGATGCGCTACATCCCGCCTGGTGCGCCGTGGGACCAAGCCAAGGTCGAGCGCTTTGTGGCGATATGCCAGGAGCGCTACGAGACGCCGGGCTTCGGCATGTGGGCGGTGGTTTTGCGCGACATCCCGGAGAAGATCGTGGGCCACTGCGGATTGCAGCACCTGGCCAAGACGGAGAACGTGGAGATCGCGTGGATTTTCGGAAAAGAGTATTGGAACCGGGGACTGGCGACCGAAGCGGCGCGCGCGGTCGTCGGTTACGGCTTTGGTGAACTCGGACTTCCACGCATCGTCGCCGTCGCAGAGCCGCCCAACGGCGCGAGCTTTCGGATCATGCAGAAATTGGCGATGACGTTGCAAGGTCCCGTGCGCTACTACGACCGCGACTTGACGATGTATGCGCTCGAAGCGCGAGATTATGCCGCAGCGCGGAAGGCCGCAACCGGTCCCGAAGCGAACAAATAA
- the pyrR gene encoding bifunctional pyr operon transcriptional regulator/uracil phosphoribosyltransferase PyrR, with translation MKTTTASALREKLVVFSSAAVQRTIERLAHQILEPNGASENLMLIGIRRGGENLSRRISAEIKKRTGVAVPVGFLNINLYRDDDARRDLPDSDIAADVTGLELVLVDDVLFTGRTVRAALDALTDRGRPSAVRLCVMVDRGIRDLPIQADYVGRFVPTSRAERIVVDLRPEPSDSDRVIICERA, from the coding sequence GTGAAGACGACCACCGCGTCCGCGCTCCGTGAGAAGCTCGTCGTATTCTCGTCTGCCGCCGTCCAGCGCACCATCGAACGGCTCGCACACCAGATTCTCGAACCGAACGGCGCGAGCGAGAACCTCATGCTCATCGGCATCCGCCGGGGCGGCGAGAACCTTAGCCGGCGCATTTCCGCCGAGATCAAGAAACGCACCGGGGTGGCCGTCCCCGTCGGCTTTCTCAACATCAACCTCTATCGCGACGACGACGCACGACGCGACCTTCCGGATAGCGACATCGCGGCAGACGTCACCGGCCTGGAGCTGGTCCTCGTGGATGACGTGCTCTTCACGGGCCGCACCGTGCGCGCCGCGCTGGACGCCTTGACCGATCGCGGCCGGCCATCGGCCGTCCGCCTGTGCGTGATGGTAGACCGGGGCATCCGCGACCTGCCCATCCAGGCCGACTACGTCGGACGGTTCGTGCCCACATCGCGCGCCGAACGCATCGTGGTCGATCTGCGGCCAGAACCGAGCGACAGCGACCGGGTCATCATCTGCGAGCGCGCATGA
- a CDS encoding aspartate carbamoyltransferase catalytic subunit, producing the protein MTKARHLLDLDDATRADIEKLVARALEHKRGVEGAARLLQGRMILGMFFEASTRTALSFAAAGMRLGAHWLDFNASSSSLAKGESVEDTMRTVRAIGVDAIVVRHAESGFPHEMARHFDGSVINAGDGRHAHPTQGILDAVTLIEEFETLDGRHLVVAGDVAHSRVARSSARAAWLLGAKVTLCGPPLLLPAMAPGWGFASLATDLDSVLPSADAVMLLRIQKERSDGTELPPFADLAACFGLDERRMATLAPHAIVMHPGPVNRGIEIASRLVTHERSRIERQVSNGVFARMAVLESCLAGTS; encoded by the coding sequence ATGACCAAAGCGCGCCACCTCCTCGATCTCGACGACGCGACCCGCGCCGATATCGAGAAGTTAGTGGCGCGTGCGCTCGAACACAAGCGAGGCGTCGAAGGCGCCGCCCGCCTGCTCCAAGGCCGGATGATTCTCGGGATGTTCTTCGAAGCCAGTACGCGGACCGCGCTGTCGTTCGCTGCCGCCGGCATGCGGCTCGGCGCGCATTGGCTCGATTTCAATGCGTCGTCGTCGTCCCTCGCCAAAGGCGAAAGCGTCGAAGACACGATGCGCACGGTGCGCGCGATCGGCGTCGATGCGATCGTGGTCCGGCACGCCGAGAGCGGCTTTCCCCACGAAATGGCTCGCCACTTCGACGGCAGCGTGATCAACGCCGGCGATGGCCGCCACGCGCATCCCACGCAAGGCATCCTCGACGCCGTGACGTTGATAGAAGAATTCGAGACGCTCGATGGCCGCCATCTGGTCGTCGCCGGAGACGTCGCCCATAGCCGCGTCGCGCGTTCTTCAGCGCGCGCGGCCTGGCTGCTCGGCGCGAAGGTCACACTCTGCGGCCCGCCGTTGCTCTTGCCGGCTATGGCGCCCGGGTGGGGATTCGCATCGCTCGCCACCGATCTCGATTCTGTTCTTCCGTCCGCCGATGCTGTGATGCTGCTGCGAATCCAAAAGGAGCGCAGCGACGGCACGGAGCTGCCGCCGTTCGCCGACTTGGCGGCCTGCTTCGGGCTGGACGAACGCCGGATGGCTACGCTCGCACCGCACGCGATCGTGATGCATCCGGGACCGGTGAACCGAGGCATCGAGATCGCGTCGCGACTGGTCACGCACGAGCGGAGCCGCATCGAGCGGCAAGTCAGCAACGGCGTGTTCGCCCGCATGGCTGTGCTCGAGTCGTGTCTGGCTGGGACCTCATGA
- a CDS encoding dihydroorotase, with protein MSGWDLMTSHENRDFVGARVVDPTQGLDAIRTIVVRNGVIAALRDDAPISSDQTVERVDCAGMILSPGFIDPHVHLREPGDQHKETLASGLAAAAAGGFTAVAAMPNTKPPCDNADAVRRLRAAAALAGLVRCYPVGSVTLGLEGRAIAGLREMAAAGAVAFSDDGSATASLKALYHAARLVADLPQPFLSHCDDPSFAGSLMHEGAVADLLGVAGNPSLAEAAIAARDLLVGQATGKSWHLCHVSARETVDVLRWARSRGIVATGEATPHHLQCDESLLRGFNSRMRVHPPLRTKQDVEALRDAVRDGTISIFASDHAPHTEEEKQQPFAHAAVGFSGLETAVAATFDALRDVPLNTMIANFSTNVAALLGVAGGTLKVGSPADITGLYLDRPWKVDPHAFRSKGRVTPFEGRTFAVRPALTVVAGVVIT; from the coding sequence GTGTCTGGCTGGGACCTCATGACTTCGCACGAGAATCGCGACTTCGTGGGCGCGCGCGTCGTCGATCCCACGCAGGGCTTGGATGCGATCCGCACGATCGTCGTGCGCAATGGCGTCATCGCGGCTCTGCGCGATGACGCGCCGATCTCTTCCGATCAAACCGTCGAACGCGTCGACTGTGCGGGCATGATCTTAAGCCCGGGATTTATCGATCCGCACGTGCATCTGCGCGAACCGGGTGACCAGCACAAGGAAACGCTCGCGTCTGGTCTGGCGGCTGCGGCTGCCGGCGGTTTCACCGCAGTCGCTGCCATGCCCAACACGAAGCCGCCGTGCGACAACGCGGACGCCGTCCGGCGGCTGCGCGCCGCTGCTGCGCTCGCGGGACTTGTGCGCTGTTATCCGGTCGGGTCCGTGACGTTAGGACTTGAAGGCCGCGCTATCGCGGGCTTGCGGGAAATGGCCGCGGCCGGCGCGGTCGCTTTTTCCGACGACGGGTCGGCCACCGCGTCGCTCAAGGCGCTGTATCACGCGGCGCGGCTCGTCGCGGACTTGCCGCAACCGTTCTTGTCGCATTGCGATGATCCGTCATTCGCGGGCTCGCTGATGCACGAGGGCGCGGTGGCCGACCTGCTCGGCGTCGCTGGGAATCCGTCGCTCGCCGAAGCCGCGATCGCCGCGCGGGATCTTCTCGTGGGGCAAGCGACGGGCAAATCGTGGCACCTCTGCCATGTGAGCGCCCGGGAGACCGTGGATGTCCTTCGCTGGGCGCGCTCGCGCGGAATAGTGGCAACGGGAGAGGCCACTCCCCATCATCTCCAATGCGACGAAAGCCTGCTGCGCGGATTCAATTCCCGGATGCGCGTCCATCCGCCGCTGCGGACCAAGCAGGATGTCGAGGCATTGCGCGACGCCGTCCGAGACGGAACGATCTCGATTTTCGCGTCCGATCATGCGCCACATACAGAAGAAGAGAAACAGCAGCCGTTCGCCCATGCCGCCGTCGGCTTCAGCGGTCTCGAGACGGCGGTCGCCGCGACGTTTGACGCGCTGCGCGACGTTCCGCTGAACACGATGATCGCAAATTTCTCGACCAATGTCGCCGCGCTGTTAGGTGTTGCAGGCGGCACGCTCAAAGTGGGTTCGCCTGCCGATATCACCGGACTGTACCTCGATCGACCGTGGAAGGTCGATCCACATGCGTTTCGATCGAAGGGCCGCGTGACGCCGTTTGAAGGGCGGACGTTCGCCGTCAGGCCGGCGCTCACGGTCGTCGCCGGCGTCGTGATCACTTGA
- the carA gene encoding glutamine-hydrolyzing carbamoyl-phosphate synthase small subunit: protein MSRPALLVLADGAAYRGDGLGPDGMAEGEAVFFTGMTGYEEALTDPSYNGQLLVFCYPLIGNYGVDPAVRQHRRIVAGGVICKRMTRHPSHWRSTGSVPDWLDDAGVRGIEGIDTRALVTRLREEGTMRSVLAVGDAAVAGAPAALATYLRKPLATPDLVDAVSAKGEPTRGSGPVRVALLDCGVKDNIANYLAAEGAVVLEVPYDTTFDEILALRVDGLLVSNGPGDPSELGVVVETLRRAVAHRTMPTFGICLGHQLLALALGGKTFKMKYGHRGGNQPVQDVRTGNVIITAQNHGYAVDAASLPSDVEQTMINLNDGTNEGLRHRTLPVESVQFHPEASPGPGDARGVFKRFVDVMRRG, encoded by the coding sequence TTGAGCCGCCCGGCGCTTCTTGTGCTCGCGGATGGCGCGGCGTATCGCGGAGATGGATTGGGCCCGGACGGCATGGCTGAGGGTGAGGCGGTGTTCTTCACCGGGATGACCGGCTACGAAGAAGCGCTCACCGATCCGTCGTACAATGGCCAGTTGCTGGTATTTTGTTATCCGCTGATCGGCAACTACGGCGTCGATCCGGCGGTTCGCCAACACCGTCGAATCGTCGCGGGCGGAGTAATCTGCAAACGGATGACGCGGCATCCAAGCCATTGGCGAAGCACCGGCTCGGTTCCGGATTGGCTGGATGACGCAGGCGTTCGCGGCATCGAGGGCATCGACACACGCGCGTTGGTGACGAGGCTCCGCGAGGAAGGAACGATGCGTTCGGTGCTCGCGGTCGGTGACGCGGCGGTCGCCGGGGCGCCGGCTGCTCTCGCGACGTACTTACGCAAACCGCTGGCGACCCCAGACCTTGTCGACGCGGTCTCCGCCAAAGGCGAACCCACGCGCGGAAGCGGCCCCGTTCGAGTGGCGCTGCTCGACTGCGGCGTCAAAGACAATATCGCCAACTATTTGGCGGCCGAAGGAGCGGTCGTGCTCGAAGTGCCGTACGACACCACGTTCGACGAGATCCTCGCACTTCGTGTCGACGGGCTTCTGGTGAGCAACGGCCCGGGCGATCCGTCGGAACTCGGTGTCGTCGTGGAGACGTTGCGGCGCGCGGTCGCGCACCGGACCATGCCCACGTTCGGCATATGTCTCGGTCACCAACTGTTGGCGCTCGCGCTTGGCGGCAAGACGTTCAAGATGAAGTACGGTCATCGCGGCGGGAATCAGCCGGTGCAGGATGTCCGCACCGGCAACGTCATCATCACCGCGCAAAACCACGGCTACGCGGTGGATGCGGCGTCGCTGCCGTCCGACGTCGAGCAGACCATGATCAATCTGAACGACGGCACGAACGAGGGATTGCGGCATAGGACGTTGCCGGTCGAATCGGTGCAATTCCACCCCGAGGCGTCCCCCGGGCCGGGCGATGCGCGCGGCGTCTTCAAAAGGTTTGTGGATGTGATGCGCCGTGGCTGA
- the carB gene encoding carbamoyl-phosphate synthase large subunit: MAETPRSVLVVGSGPIIIGQAAEFDYAGVQACRALREEGCRVVLVNSNPATIMTDPEMADAVYLEPLTPIYVESIIAREMPDAMLATLGGQTGLNLAVALAERGVLERYNVRLLGTPLRTIRIAEDRDLFKKAMIAIGEPVPASVIVTEIAQGIAFAEEAGYPLIIRPAYTLGGTGGGIAYDRTELIEILKSGLKASIIHQVLLETSLLGWKEVEYEVLRDGADNCIVVCNMENLDPVGVHTGDSIVIAPSQTLSDRDYQRLRTAAINIIRHLNVEGGCNIQFALDPHSDAYQIIEVNPRVSRSSALASKATGYPIAKIAAKIALGKRLTEIPNPVTGVTTAAFEPTLDYCVVKIPRWPFDKFPLGDARLSSQMKSTGEVMAIGRTFSQAVMKAVRGCDIGRDALTGWKFGQWSDDELDDVLRAPTHERLFVIAEALRRGRTVESIAELTAIDPFWLWELQELVETEERLRGETASEAVVGAKLQGFADTTIARLSGLLLVDVKAAGAAASSNAYKMVDTGAAEFPARSPYYYATAGEEDEMRRPAGRSVVVVGSGPIRIGQGIEFDYSCVHAAWALNEAGVASIVLNNNPETVSTDFDISDVLIFEPPCVDEVEAAVRATGAEGVLLGFGGQTPINLARELTARGIRVLGSDQTALDLAEDRQKFDDVLHRLGVARPEGRAALSFRKAREIARELGFPVLVRPSYVLGGRGMEIVFNEAQLAAYAESAPPIEPHAPLLVDKYISGIEVEVDAVYDGESIVIPGIFEHVERAGIHSGDSMAVYPTQTIGFEMEARIARVTEALCAELGIRGLINIQFIVRDGDLYVIEANPRASRTVPIIAKLTGVPLVAAAARVALGEKLADMGLPLGLAARPAFVAVKVPVFSFAKLRRVETMLGPEMKSTGEVLGIDDSYAGALLRGLIGAGIAPPPPGGRILLSVSDAEKSEALPIARAFVEMDYHVYATPGTWRLLTDAGIAAERVNKIQEGSPHVVDLIMDNGVDLVINDAASTSSSQSDGYRIRRAAVEVGVACLTSLDTVRALLLALAARTDVAPSVRPLQEYVHPLLAL, from the coding sequence GTGGCTGAGACGCCTCGTTCGGTCTTGGTGGTGGGTTCCGGGCCGATCATCATCGGCCAAGCCGCGGAATTCGACTACGCGGGCGTGCAAGCGTGCCGGGCGCTGCGCGAAGAAGGCTGCCGGGTCGTGCTCGTCAACTCGAATCCGGCCACGATCATGACCGACCCGGAGATGGCAGATGCGGTGTACCTCGAACCGCTCACGCCCATCTACGTCGAGTCGATCATCGCGCGCGAGATGCCCGATGCGATGCTCGCCACGTTGGGCGGACAGACGGGCCTGAATCTCGCGGTCGCCTTGGCCGAGCGGGGCGTGCTCGAACGATACAATGTCCGCCTCCTCGGCACGCCGTTGCGGACGATTCGCATCGCCGAAGATCGCGATCTGTTCAAGAAGGCGATGATTGCGATCGGCGAGCCGGTGCCGGCGTCGGTCATCGTCACCGAGATAGCGCAAGGCATCGCGTTCGCGGAGGAGGCCGGCTACCCGCTCATCATCCGCCCCGCGTACACGCTCGGCGGAACGGGAGGCGGCATCGCCTACGATCGCACAGAGCTGATTGAGATACTCAAATCCGGCCTCAAGGCGAGCATCATCCATCAGGTGCTGCTCGAGACCTCGCTGTTGGGTTGGAAAGAAGTCGAATACGAAGTCCTGCGCGACGGAGCCGACAACTGCATCGTCGTCTGCAATATGGAAAACCTCGACCCTGTGGGCGTTCACACCGGCGATTCCATCGTCATCGCGCCGTCGCAGACGCTTTCGGACCGCGACTATCAGCGACTGCGAACCGCCGCGATCAACATCATCCGGCATCTCAACGTCGAGGGCGGCTGCAACATCCAGTTCGCGCTGGATCCGCACAGCGATGCCTACCAGATCATCGAGGTCAACCCGCGGGTCTCGCGTTCGTCCGCGCTCGCGAGCAAAGCGACGGGTTATCCAATCGCGAAGATCGCGGCGAAGATCGCTTTAGGAAAGCGTCTCACGGAGATACCCAATCCGGTGACCGGTGTGACGACGGCGGCGTTCGAGCCCACGCTCGACTACTGCGTCGTCAAGATCCCGCGCTGGCCGTTCGACAAGTTTCCGCTGGGCGACGCGCGCCTTTCAAGCCAGATGAAGTCCACCGGCGAAGTCATGGCAATCGGCCGGACGTTTTCGCAGGCGGTGATGAAAGCCGTCCGCGGGTGCGACATCGGCCGCGACGCGCTGACGGGCTGGAAGTTCGGCCAGTGGAGCGACGACGAGCTCGACGACGTGCTGCGCGCACCCACGCACGAGCGGCTTTTCGTCATCGCCGAAGCTTTGCGGCGCGGGCGCACCGTCGAGTCGATCGCGGAGCTCACCGCCATCGACCCGTTTTGGCTGTGGGAGTTACAGGAGCTGGTCGAGACCGAAGAGCGGTTGCGCGGCGAGACTGCAAGCGAAGCCGTCGTCGGCGCCAAGCTGCAAGGATTCGCCGATACCACGATCGCGCGGCTCTCCGGCCTTCTGCTCGTTGATGTGAAGGCTGCCGGCGCGGCTGCCTCGAGCAACGCGTATAAGATGGTCGACACCGGCGCGGCGGAATTTCCCGCACGATCGCCCTACTACTATGCGACGGCTGGTGAAGAAGACGAGATGAGACGTCCGGCAGGCCGAAGCGTCGTCGTCGTCGGCAGCGGGCCGATCCGGATCGGTCAAGGCATAGAGTTCGACTACTCGTGCGTCCACGCGGCGTGGGCGCTCAATGAGGCGGGCGTCGCGTCGATCGTCCTCAACAACAATCCGGAGACGGTCAGCACCGATTTCGACATTTCGGATGTGCTGATCTTCGAACCGCCGTGCGTCGACGAGGTCGAGGCTGCCGTTCGCGCGACCGGAGCCGAAGGCGTCTTGCTCGGCTTCGGCGGACAGACGCCGATCAATCTTGCGCGAGAATTGACCGCGCGCGGCATCCGCGTTCTCGGCTCGGATCAAACGGCGCTAGACTTGGCCGAGGACCGGCAGAAATTCGACGACGTATTGCACCGTCTTGGTGTGGCTCGGCCGGAGGGGCGGGCTGCGCTCTCTTTCCGCAAGGCGCGTGAGATCGCTCGAGAGCTCGGGTTCCCCGTTCTCGTCCGTCCTTCATACGTGCTCGGCGGTCGCGGGATGGAGATCGTCTTCAATGAGGCGCAACTTGCGGCATACGCCGAAAGCGCGCCGCCTATCGAGCCGCACGCGCCCTTGCTGGTGGACAAGTACATTTCCGGCATCGAGGTCGAAGTCGATGCCGTCTACGACGGCGAGTCGATCGTCATCCCGGGCATTTTCGAACACGTCGAGCGCGCCGGCATCCATTCAGGCGATTCGATGGCTGTGTATCCGACGCAGACCATCGGGTTTGAGATGGAGGCTCGCATTGCGCGGGTCACGGAAGCGCTCTGCGCGGAATTGGGTATCCGCGGGCTCATCAACATTCAATTCATCGTACGCGACGGCGACCTATACGTCATCGAAGCCAACCCACGGGCGAGCCGCACAGTGCCGATCATCGCAAAACTCACGGGGGTTCCGCTGGTCGCGGCCGCCGCTCGCGTCGCGCTCGGTGAGAAGCTCGCAGACATGGGCTTGCCACTCGGACTCGCTGCGCGGCCGGCGTTCGTCGCCGTAAAAGTACCGGTCTTCTCGTTCGCCAAGCTGCGTCGCGTCGAGACCATGCTCGGCCCTGAGATGAAGTCGACGGGCGAAGTGCTGGGGATAGACGATTCGTATGCGGGAGCGCTGCTTCGCGGCCTCATCGGCGCCGGCATCGCGCCGCCGCCGCCGGGAGGGCGGATATTGCTTTCGGTTTCGGATGCGGAGAAGTCGGAGGCGTTGCCGATCGCGCGCGCGTTCGTCGAGATGGACTATCACGTGTACGCCACGCCGGGCACTTGGCGGCTGTTGACCGATGCCGGCATCGCAGCCGAGCGGGTGAATAAAATACAAGAAGGATCGCCGCATGTCGTCGATCTCATCATGGACAACGGCGTCGACCTCGTCATCAACGACGCGGCGAGCACGTCTTCGTCGCAGAGCGACGGCTACCGGATCCGCCGCGCCGCCGTTGAAGTCGGTGTCGCGTGCCTCACGTCGCTCGACACCGTTCGCGCGCTGCTGCTCGCCCTCGCGGCCCGCACCGACGTCGCGCCGTCCGTCCGCCCCCTGCAAGAGTACGTCCACCCGCTGCTCGCGTTGTAG
- a CDS encoding MATE family efflux transporter, with product MQTRQPQSGPPRGIFDESKPLWQVMALFLVPLTISNLLQSASGTVISIYIGRMIGVDGLAATSSFFPVLFFLISFLIGLTTGSTVLIGQAFGARDEHRLKQVAGTTVTVCLLLGIGVAVFGSLFAHQAMLALGTPANILDAAEGYAKLIFLGMPFAFVFIGYVTFMRGTADATTPLYFLILTTILSLVITPAFIRGWFGLPQLGVGSAGLAFDIANTVGLIALIIYLRAIKHPLALDSETIHNLRIRWPIFVQLVRIGFPTGIQVVMISLSEVAVITFVNHFGSTATAAYGAVNQIVSYVQFPAVSISIAASIFGAQAIGAKREDLLRRVVHAGVALNYAVGAVLIGLCYIFATDLVSLFITNPATVAVAHQLLMITLWSYLIFGNSAVLSGIMRASGTVLWPTINGIAAIWLVEVPVAYMLSRHIGLAGIWYGYPAAFIVALSLQTLYYTFVWKRQRHEMLLAATAANP from the coding sequence ATGCAAACGCGTCAACCGCAGTCTGGTCCGCCGCGAGGGATCTTCGACGAATCCAAGCCGTTGTGGCAGGTGATGGCTCTCTTTCTCGTGCCTCTCACGATCAGCAATCTCTTGCAATCCGCCTCGGGCACGGTGATCAGCATCTACATCGGCCGCATGATCGGTGTGGACGGCCTCGCCGCGACGTCGTCGTTCTTCCCGGTGCTCTTCTTCCTCATCTCGTTCCTGATCGGGTTGACCACCGGCAGCACGGTGCTCATCGGTCAAGCATTCGGCGCGCGCGACGAACACCGCCTCAAGCAGGTCGCAGGCACCACCGTGACCGTCTGTCTGTTGCTCGGAATCGGCGTGGCTGTGTTCGGGTCCCTCTTCGCGCACCAGGCGATGCTCGCACTCGGCACACCGGCGAACATCCTCGACGCCGCCGAAGGCTACGCGAAGCTCATCTTTTTGGGCATGCCGTTCGCCTTTGTCTTCATCGGCTACGTCACGTTCATGCGCGGCACCGCCGATGCAACGACGCCGCTCTATTTCTTGATCCTGACGACTATACTCAGCCTTGTGATCACGCCGGCGTTCATCCGCGGCTGGTTTGGTCTGCCGCAACTCGGCGTGGGGAGTGCCGGCCTCGCGTTTGACATCGCGAACACCGTCGGCTTGATCGCGCTCATCATCTATCTGCGCGCCATCAAACATCCCCTCGCGCTGGATTCGGAGACCATCCACAACTTGCGCATCCGGTGGCCGATCTTCGTGCAGCTCGTCCGCATCGGTTTCCCGACGGGCATTCAAGTGGTGATGATCTCGCTGTCCGAAGTCGCCGTCATCACGTTTGTGAATCATTTTGGATCCACCGCAACCGCGGCGTACGGAGCGGTGAACCAGATCGTGAGCTACGTGCAGTTCCCCGCGGTCAGCATCAGCATTGCGGCGTCTATCTTCGGCGCCCAGGCCATCGGCGCGAAACGCGAGGACCTTTTGCGCCGCGTCGTACACGCGGGCGTTGCACTGAACTATGCCGTGGGCGCCGTGCTCATAGGGCTATGCTATATCTTCGCGACCGATCTCGTCTCGCTGTTCATCACGAATCCGGCTACGGTCGCGGTGGCGCACCAACTGCTGATGATCACCTTGTGGAGCTACCTCATCTTCGGCAACTCAGCCGTGCTGTCGGGCATCATGCGCGCCAGCGGCACGGTATTGTGGCCCACCATCAACGGAATCGCTGCAATCTGGCTCGTAGAGGTGCCTGTCGCCTACATGCTTTCCAGGCATATCGGCCTTGCCGGAATCTGGTACGGATATCCGGCGGCATTCATCGTCGCACTTTCATTGCAGACGTTGTACTACACGTTTGTGTGGAAACGGCAGCGCCACGAGATGCTGCTCGCCGCCACCGCCGCAAACCCATAG